A window of the Nisaea acidiphila genome harbors these coding sequences:
- a CDS encoding NUDIX hydrolase — protein sequence MAKETDMHRVGIIPFDIRDDLIAVLFVTSQTRGRWILPKGKRKKAETQTETCFREGLEEAGVKGEVLKDFPMTQVITKQTDAGKVEIPVTYYPFLVTEQLDEWPEKALRQRHWALLEDAPRVAYREDYLPVLEQFKALSQWIRETAKEHKRQQQEELMPAQ from the coding sequence ATGGCCAAGGAAACAGACATGCACCGCGTTGGGATCATCCCGTTCGATATCAGAGACGATCTGATCGCCGTCCTGTTCGTCACCTCGCAGACGCGCGGCCGCTGGATCTTGCCGAAAGGTAAGCGGAAGAAAGCCGAGACCCAGACAGAGACCTGTTTCCGCGAAGGCCTCGAGGAAGCCGGCGTGAAGGGCGAGGTTCTGAAGGACTTTCCCATGACACAGGTCATCACCAAGCAGACCGATGCCGGCAAGGTAGAGATTCCAGTAACCTACTACCCATTTCTCGTCACCGAGCAACTGGACGAATGGCCGGAAAAGGCACTTCGCCAGCGCCATTGGGCCCTACTTGAAGATGCCCCGCGCGTCGCCTACCGCGAGGACTATCTTCCCGTACTGGAGCAGTTCAAGGCACTGAGCCAATGGATCAGAGAGACCGCAAAAGAGCATAAACGCCAGCAGCAAGAAGAGCTGATGCCGGCACAGTGA
- a CDS encoding glutathione S-transferase family protein, translated as MKLFMVGASPYARKVRAVGVTLGLTDGIEIVIANPHERPAELLRHNPLSKVPTLVADDGEAIVDSLSICEYLCSLVEGQTVLPVSPGPERRRILFRHDLAHGVMDCGVVRRVESLKAEEPDRMDWMARQVATIGRVLDWFEASDALHGPMTLDRLTLASALGFLDFRFPDDGWRNSRPRLSDWYAEAAKLPALAETEPFA; from the coding sequence ATGAAACTCTTTATGGTCGGCGCTTCTCCCTATGCGCGGAAAGTCCGGGCGGTTGGCGTAACGCTGGGACTGACAGACGGAATCGAGATCGTCATCGCCAATCCGCATGAACGCCCGGCGGAGCTGCTGCGGCACAACCCGCTCTCCAAGGTCCCGACCCTCGTCGCGGATGACGGTGAAGCCATCGTCGACAGTCTCTCGATCTGCGAATATCTGTGCTCTCTGGTCGAAGGGCAGACAGTGCTCCCTGTCTCACCCGGTCCCGAACGCCGCCGGATACTGTTCCGTCACGACCTCGCACACGGTGTGATGGATTGCGGCGTCGTCCGGCGCGTCGAGAGCCTGAAGGCCGAAGAGCCGGACCGCATGGACTGGATGGCGCGGCAAGTCGCCACCATCGGCCGGGTGCTGGACTGGTTCGAAGCCTCCGACGCGCTCCACGGGCCGATGACACTCGACCGGCTGACCCTCGCCTCCGCCCTTGGTTTTCTCGACTTCCGTTTCCCGGACGACGGCTGGCGCAACAGCCGCCCACGTCTCTCCGACTGGTACGCCGAGGCTGCGAAATTGCCGGCGCTCGCCGAAACCGAACCCTTTGCATAA
- a CDS encoding aminotransferase family protein encodes MQFENDLSDVVASDKAHVWHHLMQHKMFETADPKIIVEGKGIRVWDINGKEHLDAVSGGVWTVNVGYGRDTIADAVREQLVKMNYFAGALGSVPAARFSERLISKMPGMTRVYYSNSGSEANEKAFKMVRQISARHHGGKKSKILYRERDYHGTTITTLSAAGQPQRQAHYGPFTPGFVEVPHCLEYRNQYGVTENYGERAADAIEEVILREGPDTIGGLCLETITAGGGVITPPEGYWERVQEICKKYEILLILDEVVCGVGRTGEWFGYQNYGIKPDIVTMAKGVASGYAAISCTVTTEEVFNLFKDDASDPLSYFRDISTFGGCTSGPAAALENMRIIEDEKLLENTKAMGARLEQNLLALMDKHPVIGDVRGKGLFWGAELVTDRETKEPVDEIKAQAVVGHCNAEGVIIGVTNRSLPGFNNTLCLSPALIASKSDIDQITDAIDNALTAVFGSGS; translated from the coding sequence ATGCAATTCGAAAACGATCTTTCCGACGTCGTCGCCTCCGATAAGGCGCATGTCTGGCATCACCTGATGCAACACAAGATGTTCGAGACGGCCGATCCGAAGATCATTGTCGAAGGCAAGGGCATCCGTGTCTGGGACATCAACGGCAAAGAGCATCTTGACGCTGTTTCCGGCGGCGTCTGGACGGTGAATGTTGGCTACGGCCGGGACACCATCGCCGACGCCGTGCGCGAGCAGCTGGTGAAGATGAACTATTTCGCCGGCGCCCTCGGCTCGGTTCCGGCGGCTCGCTTCTCCGAGCGCCTGATCTCCAAGATGCCGGGTATGACCCGCGTCTATTACTCCAACTCCGGTTCGGAGGCGAACGAGAAGGCTTTCAAGATGGTGCGCCAGATCTCCGCGCGGCACCATGGCGGCAAGAAGTCCAAGATCCTCTATCGCGAGCGGGATTATCACGGCACCACCATCACCACCCTCTCGGCGGCCGGCCAGCCGCAGCGCCAGGCGCATTACGGCCCGTTCACGCCGGGCTTCGTCGAGGTGCCGCACTGCCTCGAATACCGTAACCAGTACGGTGTGACGGAGAATTACGGCGAGCGTGCCGCGGACGCGATCGAGGAAGTGATCCTGCGCGAGGGACCGGACACTATCGGCGGCCTCTGCCTTGAGACCATCACCGCCGGCGGCGGTGTCATCACTCCGCCGGAAGGCTACTGGGAGCGGGTTCAGGAGATCTGCAAGAAGTACGAGATCCTGCTGATCCTCGACGAGGTGGTGTGCGGTGTCGGCCGGACCGGCGAGTGGTTCGGTTACCAGAATTACGGCATCAAGCCGGATATCGTCACCATGGCTAAGGGCGTTGCCTCCGGCTACGCGGCGATTTCCTGCACCGTGACCACGGAAGAGGTCTTCAACCTCTTCAAGGACGATGCCTCCGATCCGTTGAGCTATTTCCGCGACATCTCGACCTTCGGCGGCTGCACCTCCGGCCCGGCGGCGGCGCTGGAGAACATGCGCATCATCGAGGACGAGAAGCTGCTGGAGAACACCAAGGCCATGGGCGCGCGGCTCGAGCAGAACCTGCTCGCGCTGATGGACAAGCATCCGGTGATTGGCGATGTGCGCGGCAAAGGCCTTTTCTGGGGCGCCGAGCTGGTCACCGACCGCGAGACCAAGGAGCCGGTGGACGAGATCAAGGCCCAGGCCGTGGTCGGCCACTGCAACGCCGAAGGTGTGATCATCGGCGTCACCAACCGCTCCCTGCCGGGCTTCAACAACACGCTCTGCCTCTCGCCGGCGCTGATCGCGTCGAAGTCGGATATCGACCAGATCACCGATGCGATCGACAACGCGCTGACAGCCGTCTTCGGATCCGGCAGCTGA
- a CDS encoding amidohydrolase family protein: MEIVDAQIHIWSTGLPSNMAHWQITSFTAAEAIALMDEAEVDAAVIHPPSWDPNSTELAIEAVRSYPGRFAIIGAVDLGRPEESLAEMAVWRSRPGMLGLRCMFLEGEDKRRLHENELGWFWQAAERHGIPVTVLATDSLGLLGEIAARHPELRLSIDHLGGRGGNTTLKDDAAMVHMPELLRLARLPNVAVKVTGAPGYSAETYPYPKMQAYVRQVFDAFGPDRMFWGTDISKMPCSWTECVTMFTEEMPWLRGEDLVRVMGGAVRDWWGWPVRR; this comes from the coding sequence ATGGAGATCGTCGACGCCCAGATTCACATCTGGAGCACCGGGCTGCCGAGCAACATGGCGCATTGGCAGATCACCTCATTCACGGCTGCGGAGGCGATCGCGCTGATGGACGAGGCGGAGGTCGATGCCGCCGTCATACATCCGCCCTCCTGGGATCCGAATTCGACAGAACTCGCGATAGAGGCCGTCCGGTCCTATCCCGGGCGCTTCGCCATTATCGGCGCCGTCGATCTCGGCCGGCCGGAGGAGAGCCTGGCGGAAATGGCGGTCTGGCGTAGCCGGCCCGGCATGCTCGGTCTGCGGTGCATGTTCCTGGAAGGTGAGGACAAGCGGCGCCTGCATGAGAACGAGCTGGGCTGGTTCTGGCAGGCGGCCGAGCGGCATGGCATTCCGGTGACCGTTCTGGCGACCGACTCGCTCGGGCTGCTCGGGGAGATCGCCGCGCGCCATCCGGAGCTCCGCCTTAGCATTGATCACCTTGGCGGCAGGGGCGGCAACACGACGCTCAAGGATGACGCCGCGATGGTCCACATGCCGGAGCTCCTGAGGCTCGCGCGGTTGCCGAACGTCGCGGTCAAGGTGACGGGCGCGCCTGGTTACTCAGCCGAGACTTATCCCTATCCAAAGATGCAAGCCTATGTCCGGCAGGTTTTCGATGCCTTCGGTCCGGACCGGATGTTCTGGGGGACGGACATCTCGAAGATGCCGTGCTCCTGGACCGAATGCGTGACGATGTTCACCGAGGAGATGCCGTGGCTCCGCGGCGAAGACCTCGTGCGGGTCATGGGCGGGGCGGTGCGGGACTGGTGGGGCTGGCCGGTGCGCCGCTGA
- a CDS encoding cupin domain-containing protein, translating into MSDHEHDHSQDGEIDWKTQGVQVIPGDSLDANTAQTPGMNRAAAITTARAGAQKLWAGTVKIHPNAKTGAHHHGALESVIYVVSGRARMRWGNNLEFVAEAGPGDFIFVPPYVPHQEINASTDEPLDCVLVRSDNENVVVNLEIDPVEKPEAVKWVDPIHRGET; encoded by the coding sequence GTGAGCGATCACGAGCACGATCATTCGCAGGACGGCGAGATAGACTGGAAGACCCAGGGGGTGCAGGTCATCCCCGGAGACAGTCTGGATGCCAACACGGCCCAGACGCCGGGGATGAATCGGGCGGCCGCGATCACCACCGCGCGGGCCGGCGCCCAGAAGCTCTGGGCCGGGACGGTGAAGATCCATCCGAACGCGAAAACCGGCGCCCATCATCACGGCGCGCTGGAGAGCGTGATCTATGTCGTCAGCGGCCGCGCCCGCATGCGCTGGGGCAACAATCTTGAGTTCGTGGCCGAAGCGGGGCCGGGCGATTTCATCTTCGTTCCGCCCTATGTGCCGCATCAGGAGATCAATGCCTCGACGGACGAGCCGCTCGATTGCGTGCTCGTGCGCAGCGACAATGAGAATGTCGTGGTCAATCTGGAGATCGATCCGGTGGAGAAGCCGGAAGCGGTCAAGTGGGTCGACCCCATCCACCGCGGCGAGACGTAA
- a CDS encoding DEAD/DEAH box helicase: protein MTEIEGVVPALGKALAKRGYEALTPVQQAVLGAEMEGADALVSAQTGSGKTVAFGLAMAPTLLDEDGRFGRLEAPVALAVAPTRELAMQVQRELEWLYEFTGASVTSCVGGMDPRRERWALERGAHIVVGTPGRLRDHIERGALDLSQMKVVVLDEADEMLHLGFREDLEFILGAAPEERRTLMFSATVAKPIVTLAQRYQRDAVRITTAGEKRQHGDIEYRALLCAPSDRENAIINVLRHTDAPSAIVFCSTRATVAHLTSRFTNRGIPVVALSGELNQSARTYALQALRDGRAKVCVATDVAARGIDLPNLELVIHADLPKNQESLLHRSGRTGRAGRKGVSTLIVPYSMRRKTERLLGFANVTATWGKPPSADEILALDRKRILEDPDLGGETTEEERAFATELLAKHDAEAVAIAFLRKQMAGLAAPEDLIDGPSDDKRRESPRKTRQDFENGVWLRLSVGRSHRAEARWILPMLIRTGNITKADVGRIKIQENETYVEMLPAAAESFLEAVGPSRKVEKSITVDRFAGGPEMLEDIVEQRAPRKPRADRRSRQDQETGDRAPVRKWDKGRKQDQSERGRATARPDAVATEVPDLDGKPRKFDKNKKSKGSGGKPGGKFAKGNAGNPKHGDGNRGEGKRGAGKPKKTHRKGQSKPKASWVD, encoded by the coding sequence ATGACGGAAATCGAAGGCGTTGTTCCGGCGCTCGGTAAGGCATTGGCGAAGCGCGGTTACGAGGCGCTGACCCCGGTGCAGCAGGCGGTGCTCGGCGCCGAGATGGAAGGCGCGGATGCCCTGGTCTCGGCGCAGACCGGGTCGGGGAAGACCGTGGCGTTCGGTCTCGCCATGGCGCCGACCCTGCTGGATGAGGACGGTCGTTTCGGGCGGCTCGAAGCGCCGGTGGCGCTCGCCGTGGCGCCGACCCGCGAACTTGCCATGCAGGTACAGCGCGAGCTGGAATGGCTTTACGAATTCACCGGCGCCTCCGTGACCTCCTGCGTCGGCGGTATGGATCCGCGGCGCGAGCGCTGGGCCTTGGAGCGCGGCGCGCATATCGTCGTCGGCACGCCGGGGCGCCTGCGGGACCATATCGAGCGCGGCGCGCTCGATCTCTCGCAGATGAAGGTCGTCGTGCTCGACGAGGCGGACGAGATGCTGCATCTCGGTTTCCGAGAGGATCTGGAATTCATCCTCGGTGCCGCGCCGGAAGAGCGCCGGACGCTGATGTTCTCGGCTACCGTTGCGAAACCCATTGTCACGCTTGCTCAGCGCTACCAGCGCGATGCCGTTCGTATCACCACTGCGGGGGAAAAGCGCCAGCACGGCGATATCGAGTATCGCGCGCTGCTCTGCGCCCCGAGCGACAGGGAAAACGCGATCATCAACGTGTTGCGTCATACCGATGCGCCGTCGGCGATCGTCTTCTGCAGCACCCGTGCGACCGTCGCCCACCTGACCAGCCGCTTCACCAATCGGGGGATCCCGGTGGTGGCGCTCTCCGGCGAGCTGAACCAGAGCGCGCGCACCTACGCGCTGCAAGCACTTAGGGACGGGCGGGCGAAGGTTTGCGTGGCGACCGATGTCGCCGCCCGCGGCATCGATCTGCCGAACTTGGAACTGGTGATCCACGCGGATCTGCCGAAGAATCAGGAATCCCTGCTGCACCGGAGCGGGCGGACAGGACGGGCGGGGCGCAAGGGCGTCTCCACCCTGATCGTGCCCTATTCGATGCGCCGCAAGACCGAGCGTCTGCTGGGCTTCGCCAATGTCACGGCGACCTGGGGCAAGCCGCCGTCCGCGGACGAGATCCTCGCGCTGGACCGCAAGCGCATCCTGGAAGATCCGGACCTCGGCGGCGAGACGACCGAGGAAGAGCGCGCCTTCGCGACCGAGCTGCTTGCGAAACACGATGCGGAGGCGGTCGCGATCGCGTTCCTGCGTAAGCAGATGGCCGGACTTGCTGCCCCGGAGGACCTGATCGACGGACCGTCGGACGACAAGCGTCGGGAAAGTCCCCGCAAGACACGGCAGGATTTCGAGAACGGGGTCTGGCTCCGCCTCTCGGTCGGCCGCAGCCATCGTGCCGAGGCGCGATGGATTCTGCCTATGCTGATCCGCACCGGCAACATCACCAAGGCGGATGTCGGCAGGATCAAGATTCAGGAGAACGAGACCTACGTCGAGATGCTTCCGGCGGCGGCCGAGTCGTTCCTCGAAGCAGTTGGACCGAGCCGGAAGGTCGAGAAGTCAATCACGGTCGACCGGTTTGCCGGTGGTCCGGAGATGCTCGAAGACATCGTGGAGCAGCGTGCCCCCAGGAAACCCAGAGCGGATAGGCGTTCCAGACAGGATCAGGAAACCGGCGACCGTGCGCCGGTCCGGAAATGGGACAAGGGGAGGAAGCAGGATCAGTCCGAGCGGGGGCGGGCAACGGCGCGTCCCGACGCGGTCGCGACGGAGGTGCCCGATCTCGACGGCAAGCCGCGGAAGTTCGACAAGAACAAAAAGTCGAAAGGAAGCGGCGGCAAACCGGGTGGGAAATTCGCCAAGGGCAATGCCGGTAATCCGAAGCATGGGGACGGCAATCGCGGCGAAGGAAAGCGCGGGGCGGGCAAGCCGAAGAAGACTCACCGAAAAGGACAGTCGAAACCCAAGGCGTCCTGGGTCGACTGA
- a CDS encoding inorganic phosphate transporter, with translation MSSTPRKTENRYVNDLRRFSFVQSQTGLLKSVTVPLGLSVVFLAVVGIYVGSTQESLGEDWLIVAIAAVVGGYMALNIGANDVANNMGPAVGGRVLTVAGAILIAAVCESAGALLAGGDVVKTVSKGIISPGGSVTVGEFRDLMLAALFAAALWINLATILNAPVSTTHSIVGGVLGAGIAAAGFGLVNWTTMGAIAASWVISPVFGALCAAAILFVIKKKILFVEDRLSAAKTWVPVMIGLMACAFAAYMAMKGLKKIWHPSLVEIVLYAVAAFLIAYFLSRPYIARRVLSLTNSRKDVYRLFDVPLIAGAALLSFAHGANDVANAVGPLAAIVSTAGEGAGIESKVTIPLWVMAIGAFGIAFGLGLFGPKLIAVVGEKITRLNSPRSYCVALSAAITVLIATTLGLPVSSTHIAVGAVFGVGFLREFLENPNKRKVRPGHKLNETAEDAFNSKDYRSVRRLVRRNFVLSIAAAWIVTVPASALLAAGVYALLRSL, from the coding sequence GTGTCCTCCACACCTCGTAAGACCGAGAACCGCTACGTCAACGACCTGCGCCGGTTCAGTTTCGTCCAATCGCAAACAGGCCTTCTCAAGAGCGTCACGGTGCCGCTCGGTCTCTCCGTCGTCTTTCTGGCGGTAGTCGGGATTTATGTCGGGAGCACGCAGGAATCCCTCGGCGAGGATTGGCTAATCGTCGCCATCGCGGCGGTCGTCGGTGGTTACATGGCTCTGAACATCGGCGCCAACGATGTTGCGAACAATATGGGCCCTGCCGTCGGCGGGCGGGTATTGACCGTCGCCGGGGCGATCCTGATCGCGGCCGTTTGCGAGAGCGCCGGCGCTTTGCTGGCGGGCGGCGACGTGGTGAAGACCGTCTCCAAAGGCATTATCTCTCCCGGTGGAAGCGTCACGGTCGGAGAGTTTCGGGATCTGATGCTGGCCGCATTGTTCGCGGCGGCGCTCTGGATCAATCTCGCGACTATCCTGAACGCTCCGGTTTCCACCACCCATTCCATCGTCGGCGGCGTGCTCGGCGCCGGGATCGCGGCGGCCGGTTTCGGACTGGTGAACTGGACGACGATGGGGGCGATTGCCGCAAGTTGGGTGATCTCTCCGGTCTTCGGGGCGCTCTGCGCGGCAGCGATCCTGTTCGTCATCAAGAAAAAGATTCTGTTCGTCGAGGACAGGCTGTCGGCGGCCAAGACCTGGGTCCCTGTCATGATCGGGCTGATGGCCTGTGCCTTCGCGGCCTATATGGCGATGAAGGGGCTGAAGAAGATCTGGCATCCGTCGCTGGTGGAGATCGTCCTTTACGCCGTCGCGGCTTTCCTGATCGCGTATTTCTTGTCCAGACCATATATCGCCCGGCGCGTTCTCTCTCTGACGAACAGCCGCAAGGACGTCTATCGGCTGTTCGATGTTCCGTTGATCGCAGGTGCCGCGCTCCTGTCCTTCGCGCACGGGGCGAACGATGTCGCGAACGCGGTGGGGCCGCTGGCGGCCATCGTCTCGACCGCGGGCGAGGGTGCCGGGATCGAGAGCAAGGTGACGATTCCGCTCTGGGTCATGGCGATCGGCGCCTTCGGGATCGCCTTCGGCCTCGGACTGTTCGGGCCCAAGCTCATCGCGGTCGTCGGAGAGAAGATCACCCGCCTGAACTCACCGCGTTCCTATTGCGTTGCGCTCTCCGCCGCGATCACGGTTTTGATTGCGACGACGCTCGGCCTGCCTGTCAGCTCGACGCATATCGCGGTCGGCGCGGTCTTCGGCGTCGGGTTCCTCCGGGAGTTTCTCGAGAACCCGAACAAACGGAAAGTCCGTCCAGGCCACAAGCTGAACGAGACCGCGGAAGATGCCTTTAACAGCAAGGACTACCGCTCTGTCCGGCGGCTCGTGCGCCGGAATTTCGTTTTGTCGATCGCGGCGGCCTGGATCGTCACTGTGCCGGCATCAGCTCTTCTTGCTGCTGGCGTTTATGCTCTTTTGCGGTCTCTCTGA
- a CDS encoding thiamine pyrophosphate-binding protein yields the protein MAEKNTLDGGQMIVDYLVKNKVPYAFGLCGHGNIGFIDALYERQGDIKTISVHHESVSGFMADVYYRVSGQPTATFTSCGPGSANMPIALGNAFLDSVPFLAVTGNVPTNQFNRGAFQELYRHHQADFPSTVRAYCKRVYQPTRGEQMPLTIREAWKTMVTGRPGPVVLDVPFDIFKEDTGAETPDPRGWVENISCKPGAGPEGVEKAAKLLMEAKRPVIFVGSGCRFGEASKRLLELAEKYQIPVAASASGLGAIPAEHRLALGLVARNGIYQANKATRQADVILAMGVRFDDRTSSSWIPGYSFNIPPTKLIHVDIDPEEIGRNYPVELGLMADTTTFMGQLLHTLESYESGANAARKEWLANIDGWRKEWDEFTAPGFKDPASPINPQRAAREIDLAMPEDAIMVSDIGIHHNWLIQYCKPKRPDSLIGCMGFGPMGFGVAGVLGAKLAAPDRPCVAVVGDGAFFMHNTVLGTAVEYNIPVVWVVWNNYAYASIRGLQRGFLDGRELATDFKHPETGMPYNPDFAAMARSCGVEGVSIDRPEDLGAAIQQGIAANRPYVIDANIGAEANPGGAGIWELPGLGRSNPMFGGRHEIHGA from the coding sequence ATGGCTGAGAAGAACACCCTCGACGGCGGTCAGATGATCGTCGACTACCTCGTTAAGAACAAAGTCCCCTACGCCTTCGGGCTCTGCGGGCACGGCAATATCGGCTTCATCGACGCGCTCTATGAGCGGCAGGGCGACATCAAGACGATCTCCGTGCACCATGAGTCGGTCTCCGGCTTCATGGCGGACGTCTATTATCGCGTCTCCGGCCAGCCGACCGCGACCTTCACCTCCTGCGGTCCGGGCTCGGCCAACATGCCGATCGCGCTCGGCAACGCCTTCCTCGACAGCGTGCCTTTCCTCGCCGTGACCGGGAACGTGCCGACCAACCAGTTCAACCGCGGCGCCTTCCAGGAACTCTACCGCCACCATCAGGCGGACTTCCCCTCCACCGTCCGCGCCTATTGCAAGCGGGTCTACCAGCCGACCCGGGGCGAGCAGATGCCGCTGACCATCCGCGAAGCGTGGAAGACCATGGTGACCGGCCGCCCCGGTCCGGTCGTGCTCGACGTGCCGTTCGACATCTTCAAGGAAGACACCGGCGCCGAGACGCCAGACCCGCGCGGCTGGGTCGAGAACATCTCCTGCAAGCCCGGCGCCGGTCCGGAAGGCGTCGAAAAGGCGGCGAAACTGCTGATGGAGGCGAAGCGCCCGGTGATCTTCGTCGGCTCCGGCTGCCGCTTCGGCGAAGCCTCGAAGCGTCTGCTCGAACTCGCCGAGAAGTACCAGATCCCGGTCGCCGCCTCGGCCTCCGGTCTCGGCGCGATCCCGGCGGAGCACCGCCTCGCGCTCGGTCTCGTCGCCCGCAACGGCATATACCAGGCCAACAAGGCGACCCGCCAGGCGGACGTGATCCTCGCCATGGGCGTGCGTTTCGACGACCGTACCTCGTCGAGCTGGATCCCCGGCTATTCCTTCAACATCCCGCCGACCAAGCTGATCCATGTCGATATCGACCCGGAGGAGATCGGCCGCAACTACCCGGTCGAGCTCGGCCTGATGGCGGACACCACAACCTTCATGGGCCAACTCCTGCACACGCTCGAAAGCTACGAGAGCGGCGCGAACGCGGCGCGCAAGGAATGGCTCGCCAATATTGACGGCTGGCGCAAGGAGTGGGACGAGTTCACCGCGCCCGGCTTCAAGGACCCCGCCTCCCCGATCAACCCACAGCGCGCCGCCCGCGAGATCGACCTCGCGATGCCGGAAGACGCGATCATGGTCTCCGACATCGGCATCCACCACAACTGGCTGATCCAGTACTGCAAGCCGAAGCGGCCGGACAGCCTGATCGGCTGCATGGGCTTCGGGCCGATGGGCTTCGGCGTTGCCGGTGTGCTCGGCGCGAAACTCGCGGCCCCGGACCGGCCCTGCGTCGCGGTGGTCGGCGACGGCGCCTTCTTCATGCACAACACGGTGCTGGGGACCGCCGTCGAGTACAACATCCCGGTCGTCTGGGTGGTCTGGAACAACTACGCCTACGCTTCCATCCGGGGCCTGCAGCGCGGCTTTCTCGACGGTCGCGAACTGGCGACGGACTTCAAGCATCCGGAGACCGGCATGCCCTACAATCCGGACTTCGCGGCCATGGCCCGGAGCTGCGGCGTCGAGGGCGTCTCGATCGACCGGCCGGAGGATCTCGGCGCTGCGATCCAGCAGGGGATCGCGGCCAACCGGCCTTACGTCATTGACGCCAACATCGGTGCCGAGGCAAACCCGGGGGGCGCCGGGATCTGGGAACTGCCGGGCCTCGGCCGCTCCAACCCGATGTTCGGCGGCCGTCACGAGATACACGGAGCCTGA
- a CDS encoding RidA family protein, which produces MSSKVLAKLAEMGLSLPPYRGARGNFLPWRRDGDLVFLAGQTCDWGTDITHTGPVIAPGQTPPSAGPHVTVEEGRKAAEVCALNLLYHLQDACGGDLDRVQTVMRLGGFVNCLPGFDSSPEVINGASELLIALYGDAGRHARTAVGVSGLPGNASVEVDAIVEIA; this is translated from the coding sequence ATGAGTTCTAAAGTTTTGGCCAAGCTTGCGGAGATGGGGCTCTCTCTGCCGCCCTATCGCGGCGCGCGGGGGAACTTCCTGCCCTGGCGGCGTGACGGTGATTTGGTCTTTCTCGCGGGACAGACCTGCGACTGGGGAACCGATATCACCCATACCGGCCCGGTGATCGCGCCAGGTCAGACACCGCCCAGCGCCGGTCCGCATGTCACGGTCGAAGAGGGCCGGAAAGCGGCGGAGGTCTGCGCCCTCAATCTTCTCTATCACCTGCAGGATGCATGCGGCGGAGATCTGGACAGGGTGCAAACCGTCATGCGGCTCGGCGGCTTCGTGAATTGCCTGCCTGGCTTCGACAGCTCGCCAGAGGTGATCAACGGAGCATCGGAGCTGCTGATCGCACTCTATGGGGACGCAGGGCGGCATGCCCGCACCGCGGTCGGCGTCTCCGGCCTGCCCGGAAACGCCTCCGTCGAGGTGGACGCGATCGTCGAGATCGCGTGA